In the genome of Bacteroides mediterraneensis, the window TGTGGACAACCTGCATGAGCGTGCCGGAAGCCATGAGGTGATTCACCTGCACGGTGAGCTGACCAAGGTGACTTCCAGTTACAATCCCAATGACCCGCGTTATATCAAGGAACTCCGTCCGGATGAATATGAAGTGAAGATGGGCGACAAGGCAGGCGACGGTTCCCAGCTGCGTCCGTTCATCGTCTGGTTCGGTGAGGCGGTGCCCATGATTGAGACAGCCGTGGAGTATGTGGAGAAGGCCGATATCTTTGTCATTATCGGGACCTCCCTGAACGTCTATCCGGCGGCAGGCCTGCTGAATTACGTGCGCGACGGGGTGCCGGTCTATCTGATTGACCCGAAAGAAGTACGTATCGTTTCCGGGCGTCCGGTACACGTCATCCGCAAGGGAGCTTCCGAAGGGATGGAAGAATTAAAAAAAATGTTATTGAATGAAGCAAAGTAAACAAATTCTTTCTATATTTGTTATCATTTTAAACTAAGAACAAATACTAACTAATTAAGAATTGACTGATTATGAAAAAGTACATTTGCACAGTATGTGATTGGGTTTACGATCCAGAAGTGGGTGATCCAGACGGAGGTATTGCTCCGGGTACGGCTTTTGAAGATCTTCCAGAAGACTGGGTTTGCCCGGTTTGTGGAGTCGGAAAAGAAGATTTCCAGGTAGTAGAAGATTAATACACTTTTCTTGATAAGAGCGGCCTTCTAAAAAGTATGCCATATACTTTTGGAAGGCCGTTTTCTTTTTGCCTTATTCCGGCAGGGTTATGCCCATTTTCCGCATCAGGAAACAGGCATTCATGTTTTGTGCCACTCCTTCCCGCAGTTGGTAAGAGAAGGTCAGCTCGTTGTCCTTGATGTCGGCTTCGAAGCAGTAATTCCGGATTTCGTCGGGGAACTGTTCGATGAGGCTGCCCAGCAGGAGGTCGTGGGTGGCGATGATGCCGTTGGCTTTCAGGCGCATGAACTGGCGAATCAGCTCGAAGGAGCCTTTCTGTTTGTCCAGCGAATTGGTGCCTTTCAGAATCTCGTCCAGAATGATGAAGAGCTGTTGGCCTTGGTTCAGCAGGTCGATGATGCGTTTCAGCCGTTTCAGCTCGGCGAAGAAATACGACTCGTTGTCGGACAGTGAGTCGGATGTGCGGAGGCTGGTAATCAGCTGATGGGGATAGAGCACCAGCTTGTCGCAACACACGGGAGCGCCGATACAGGCCAGCAGGTAGTTTACCCCGATGGTACGCAGGTAGGTACTTTTTCCGGCCATGTT includes:
- the rd gene encoding rubredoxin; the protein is MKKYICTVCDWVYDPEVGDPDGGIAPGTAFEDLPEDWVCPVCGVGKEDFQVVED
- a CDS encoding NAD-dependent deacylase; the encoded protein is MKNLVVLTGAGMSAESGISTFRDAGGLWDQYPVEQVATPEGYAANPELVINFYNDRRKQLLEVKPNRGHELLAELEKNFHVTIITQNVDNLHERAGSHEVIHLHGELTKVTSSYNPNDPRYIKELRPDEYEVKMGDKAGDGSQLRPFIVWFGEAVPMIETAVEYVEKADIFVIIGTSLNVYPAAGLLNYVRDGVPVYLIDPKEVRIVSGRPVHVIRKGASEGMEELKKMLLNEAK